ATGATCTTACTCTTCTCACGGATTTCTATGAGCTTACAATGATGCAGGGATATTACCTTGCAGGGACCTCACAGAAAATAGTCGTATTTGACCTTTTTTACAGAACAAATCCCAGCGGAAACGGCTATTCCATTACGGCGGGGCTTGCTCAGGCCATTGAATATGTGAAAAGCCTTAAATTTTCAGACGATGATATAAGCTATCTTAGGTCTTTGGGAACTTTTAAGGAAGAATTTCTTGAGTATCTGAAAAATTATAAGTTTACGGGGGATATTTATGCTGTTCCCGAAGGCACCGTCGTATTTCCCCAAGAGCCTCTTATGAGGATAAAGGGGCCTGTAATCGAGGCCCAGCTTATGGAAAGCGCCCTCTTAAATATCATAAACCATCAAAGCCTTATTGCAACCAAGGCGGCAAGAGTCTGTGAAGCCGCCGGTGACGACAGGGTTTTGGAATTCGGCTTAAGAAGGGCCCAAGGCCCAGACGCCGGTATATATGGAGGAAGGGCGGCTATTATAGGGGGATGCCACGCCACGAGTAATGTCCTTTGCGGAAAAGCGTTTGATGTGCCTGTTTCGGGAACCCATGCCCACAGCTGGATTATGAGCTTTGAGGACGAGCTTGAGGCTTTTCGGAAATATGCGGAAATATACAGTGAAAACTGTATTCTTCTTGTAGATACCTATGATACCTTAAAATCAGGGATACCCAATGCCATAAAGGTTTTTCAGGAGCTTCAGGAGCAAGGAAGGCTTAAAATCCATGGTATTCGTCTTGACAGCGGTGACCTTGCTTATCTTTCCAAAAAGGTAAGGATTATGCTTGACGAGGCAGGCTTTCCCGATGCCATTATAAGCGCTTCCAGTGACCTTGATGAAAACTTGATTTTAAACCTCAAGCTTCAAGGGGCTAAAATAACTTTATGGGGAGTAGGCACTAATTTAATTACTTCAAAGGATTCCCCGGCCTTCGGCGGTGTGTATAAACTGGTAGGAGAATTAAATGACAGGGGAGAAATGGTTCCTAAAATAAAGCTTTCGGAAAACCCTGAAAAAATTACAAACCCGGGAGAAAAAACAGTATTTAGAATTTATGATAAAAAATCAGGAAAGGTCAAGGCAGACCTTATATCCCTTGTGGGAGAAACAATAGATACCACAAAAGACCTTACCATATTCCACCCTATAAATACATGGAAGAAAATGACCTTAAAAGCAAACGAGTACTATGTGGAAGACCTTTTGGTTCCTGTATTTGTCAAGGGGGAATGCGTTTATGAATCGCCTTCCGTTCTTGAAATCAGGGATTACTGCAAAAAAAGCCTGAATTCCTTCTGGGAGGAATATAAAAGGCTTGTGAATCCGCAGATTCTTCCCGTGGACTTATCGTTGCCGTTATATACTTTAAAATCAAAGATGATACAGGACATCAGAAGGCAGTAATGCATATTTTATAATAAATCTAAAGTGAAACAGGAACAAAACTATATATTCAGTTTGAATCCCAATGGGCTGTTTCCAAAGGCGATTCGTGTTTTTGAGCCTTTAGTGAATAGGCATTTGTTACTCCTTTAGAAAAAGTTTACGATATACGGAAGGAGCATCTCTTTATCGCTAACAAAGAAGTTTCTGTTTTTGAATTACAGGGAAAAAAATAACAAGTATTCCAGTAAAAAACATGAGGATAGCTTTGTAATAGAAATCCATAGTTTTTTAATAAAGCAAAATACGAAAAGTTTATTATGTGGTCAATAAAATATTATCCTTTTATTTTCGCGTTTCTTTCACAAAGTTTATTTAATTATTTTACTTTTTGTATTATAATTAAGAAAACTACGTGAGGTGAAATGTTGATGACGGATTTATTTAAAAGACTGTTTTGCGCTAATATTTTGCTTGAAACCCTTTCGGACATTATGGGATATGACGAAGAAGAAATTATCCATCTTCTTGAAAATCCCGGAAAGCTATCAGAAGAAGAAAGAAAGCTTGTAGAAAGCCTTCTTAACGAAAGTATTTAAAGCCGGAACAGCATTATCGTTTATTTTATTTTAGGAAGAAAGCAGTAAACCTTCCCTTTGGCCTTAAGGCCTTGCTCTTTACCGATATAGCGGCC
This is a stretch of genomic DNA from Anaeropeptidivorans aminofermentans. It encodes these proteins:
- a CDS encoding nicotinate phosphoribosyltransferase, coding for MFYNDLTLLTDFYELTMMQGYYLAGTSQKIVVFDLFYRTNPSGNGYSITAGLAQAIEYVKSLKFSDDDISYLRSLGTFKEEFLEYLKNYKFTGDIYAVPEGTVVFPQEPLMRIKGPVIEAQLMESALLNIINHQSLIATKAARVCEAAGDDRVLEFGLRRAQGPDAGIYGGRAAIIGGCHATSNVLCGKAFDVPVSGTHAHSWIMSFEDELEAFRKYAEIYSENCILLVDTYDTLKSGIPNAIKVFQELQEQGRLKIHGIRLDSGDLAYLSKKVRIMLDEAGFPDAIISASSDLDENLILNLKLQGAKITLWGVGTNLITSKDSPAFGGVYKLVGELNDRGEMVPKIKLSENPEKITNPGEKTVFRIYDKKSGKVKADLISLVGETIDTTKDLTIFHPINTWKKMTLKANEYYVEDLLVPVFVKGECVYESPSVLEIRDYCKKSLNSFWEEYKRLVNPQILPVDLSLPLYTLKSKMIQDIRRQ